Proteins encoded by one window of Deinococcus radiodurans R1 = ATCC 13939 = DSM 20539:
- a CDS encoding MFS transporter, whose translation MPLLAREFGLSTATVGTAIGSTTLAIALASPVAGLLADAFGRRRVMLWAFALLLLPCLGAVYASSFTALNVARFAQGLLIPLVSVAITAYLAEETPPGTLGRYMSAYISGTVLGGFLGRFASGLVAHGGQWHTAFWLLMVTNALGFWAVWRLPRSGGFRPAVDAQETMRTLREHLRNPRLLTVCVVGFLILFVLVSVFNTVTFRLAAAPYSLGSGPLGAVFTVYLLGVVVTPASAPLAARLGTARTLVVASGLSLLGLALTLSTALPVIVLGLAAASSGIFIAQAAAQSAVQQSVQGGRSLAGGLYNMTYYAGAAAASVAAGLTYDAGGWRAVVGLCALALLAVAGLSTVVGRRQRRAEAG comes from the coding sequence TTGCCGCTGCTGGCGCGCGAATTTGGCCTCAGCACCGCCACGGTGGGGACCGCCATCGGGAGCACCACCCTGGCGATTGCGCTCGCTTCGCCGGTCGCCGGGCTGCTCGCCGACGCGTTCGGGCGGCGCCGGGTCATGCTGTGGGCCTTCGCCCTGCTGCTGCTGCCCTGCCTGGGGGCGGTGTACGCGAGCAGTTTTACTGCCCTGAACGTGGCCCGCTTTGCCCAGGGCCTGCTGATTCCGCTCGTCAGCGTCGCCATCACCGCGTATCTGGCCGAGGAAACGCCCCCCGGTACCCTGGGCCGTTACATGAGCGCCTACATCTCTGGCACGGTGCTCGGCGGATTCCTGGGCCGCTTTGCCAGCGGGCTGGTCGCGCACGGCGGGCAGTGGCACACGGCGTTCTGGCTGCTGATGGTCACCAACGCGCTGGGGTTCTGGGCGGTGTGGCGGCTGCCGCGCTCGGGCGGGTTTCGCCCTGCCGTGGACGCCCAGGAGACGATGCGGACGCTGCGCGAACACCTGCGCAACCCCCGCCTGCTGACCGTCTGCGTGGTGGGTTTCCTGATTCTGTTCGTGCTGGTGTCGGTCTTCAACACCGTCACTTTTCGCCTCGCCGCCGCGCCGTACTCGCTGGGCAGCGGGCCGCTCGGCGCCGTGTTTACCGTGTACCTGCTCGGGGTGGTGGTCACGCCCGCGTCGGCCCCGCTCGCGGCTCGGCTCGGCACGGCCCGCACGCTCGTCGTGGCTTCGGGGCTGAGCCTGCTGGGGCTGGCGCTCACGCTGTCGACGGCGCTGCCGGTCATCGTCCTGGGGCTGGCCGCCGCGTCCTCGGGCATCTTTATCGCTCAGGCGGCGGCGCAGAGCGCGGTGCAGCAGAGCGTGCAGGGGGGCCGCAGCCTGGCCGGGGGCCTGTACAACATGACCTACTACGCGGGCGCGGCGGCGGCGAGCGTGGCGGCGGGCCTCACCTACGACGCGGGCGGCTGGCGGGCGGTGGTGGGCCTGTGTGCGCTGGCGCTGCTGGCGGTGGCAGGACTGAGCACCGTGGTCGGGCGGCGGCAGCGGCGGGCAGAGGCGGGGTAA
- a CDS encoding molybdopterin oxidoreductase family protein — protein MTATRDVLLTCPLDCPDACRLKITIERQPDGSEKAVKLTGDPAHPYTRGFACAKTVHYPARQNHPERPLYPLRRVNPKTDPEPQWERVTWDEALDDIAGRLRQLIAERGPQSILPYHYAGNMGLLEGSHVHALWRALGAAELEETICASAGTAAWEVGYGTRLAVDPLDVPHARLIVLWGINSLSTHSHLTPQITAARKNGARVVCVDPYRNRTAAFADEHLKIRPGTDAALALGVMRELFVNGWTDAEYLAQATEGVDDLRAAAEEWSPQRTAEVTGLTADEVRDFARLIGTTRPTYIRVGYGMTRYENGATALRAVTLLPALTGDWRYRGGGCVMSTSGTFKLNRRRLGAAHVTRPEAPRVNMNELANALDPAVGFGALFVYNCNPAVVSPDSGRVRAGMRRDDLLVVVLEQAMTESARLADYVLPATTFMESPDLYTSYGHFWLGYNPAELTPPGECRPNSWVFAELARRLGVEEPSVYWTADDLMAELLDTDHPFLDGLTPERLKAEGTVRLNVPDGFLPYAYGAETPSGKVQLAPAPRFVPVQAELNADFPLRLLTPPAHHFLNSTYGNLGNLNRAEGGEPQVLLCPADAAASGVQDGEYARLTSEQGEVRRRVKVTDAAQPGVAVVEGTWWGLTAPDGRSINELTAQTLTDLGGGSTFHNTRIRVSPA, from the coding sequence ATGACCGCCACCCGCGATGTGTTGCTCACCTGTCCCCTTGACTGTCCCGATGCCTGCCGCCTCAAAATCACCATCGAGCGGCAGCCGGACGGCAGCGAGAAGGCCGTCAAGCTGACCGGCGACCCGGCTCACCCCTATACGCGCGGCTTTGCCTGTGCCAAGACGGTCCACTACCCGGCGCGGCAAAACCACCCCGAGCGGCCCCTGTACCCCCTGCGGCGCGTGAACCCCAAGACCGACCCCGAGCCGCAGTGGGAGCGCGTGACCTGGGACGAGGCGCTGGACGACATCGCCGGGCGGCTGCGGCAACTTATCGCCGAGCGCGGGCCGCAGAGCATCCTGCCTTACCACTACGCGGGCAACATGGGCCTGCTGGAAGGCTCGCACGTCCACGCGCTGTGGCGCGCGCTGGGGGCGGCGGAACTCGAAGAAACCATCTGCGCGTCGGCGGGCACAGCGGCCTGGGAAGTCGGCTACGGCACCCGGCTGGCAGTAGATCCGCTGGACGTACCGCACGCCCGCCTGATCGTGCTGTGGGGCATCAACAGTCTGTCCACCCACTCGCACCTGACCCCGCAAATCACGGCGGCTCGCAAAAACGGCGCGCGGGTCGTCTGCGTGGACCCTTACCGCAACCGCACGGCGGCCTTTGCCGACGAGCACCTCAAAATCAGGCCCGGCACCGACGCGGCGCTGGCGCTGGGGGTCATGCGCGAACTGTTCGTGAACGGCTGGACTGACGCCGAGTACCTCGCGCAGGCCACCGAGGGCGTGGACGACCTGCGGGCCGCCGCCGAGGAGTGGAGCCCGCAGCGCACCGCCGAGGTGACGGGGTTGACGGCAGACGAGGTGCGCGACTTCGCCCGCCTCATCGGGACGACCCGGCCCACCTACATCCGCGTGGGCTACGGCATGACCCGCTACGAGAACGGCGCCACCGCGCTGCGGGCGGTCACGCTGCTGCCGGCGCTCACCGGCGACTGGCGCTACCGGGGCGGCGGCTGCGTCATGAGCACGAGCGGCACCTTCAAGCTCAACCGCCGGCGGCTGGGGGCAGCGCACGTGACCAGACCGGAAGCGCCCCGCGTCAACATGAACGAACTGGCGAACGCACTCGACCCGGCGGTGGGCTTCGGCGCCCTGTTCGTCTACAACTGCAACCCGGCGGTGGTCTCGCCCGACTCGGGCCGCGTGCGGGCTGGGATGCGGCGCGACGACCTGCTGGTGGTGGTGCTCGAACAGGCGATGACCGAGTCGGCCCGGCTGGCGGATTATGTCCTCCCCGCGACGACTTTCATGGAGTCGCCGGACCTTTACACCAGTTACGGCCACTTCTGGCTGGGCTACAACCCCGCCGAGCTGACGCCCCCCGGCGAGTGCCGCCCCAATTCCTGGGTGTTTGCCGAGCTTGCCCGCCGCCTGGGGGTGGAGGAACCGAGCGTGTACTGGACCGCTGACGACCTGATGGCCGAGCTGCTGGACACCGACCATCCCTTTCTGGACGGCCTCACCCCCGAGCGGCTGAAGGCGGAAGGCACCGTTCGGCTCAATGTTCCTGACGGCTTCCTGCCCTACGCGTACGGAGCCGAGACGCCGAGCGGCAAGGTGCAGCTCGCGCCCGCGCCGCGCTTCGTGCCGGTGCAGGCCGAACTGAACGCCGACTTTCCCCTGCGTCTGCTCACGCCGCCCGCGCACCACTTTCTCAACTCCACCTACGGCAACCTGGGTAACCTCAACCGCGCCGAGGGAGGCGAGCCGCAGGTATTGCTGTGCCCCGCCGACGCGGCGGCCTCCGGCGTGCAAGACGGCGAGTACGCCCGCCTGACCAGCGAGCAGGGCGAGGTTCGGCGCCGGGTCAAGGTCACGGACGCCGCGCAGCCCGGCGTGGCGGTGGTGGAGGGCACGTGGTGGGGCCTCACGGCACCCGATGGCCGCAGCATCAACGAATTGACCGCCCAGACGCTGACCGACCTGGGCGGGGGAAGCACCTTTCACAACACGCGGATTCGGGTTTCGCCGGCTTGA
- a CDS encoding fasciclin domain-containing protein: MKKRLGLMTLSLLLVSPALAGGAGKPAAKPAASCKSIAAIVKSDPQFSTLATALEAADLTGELAGSGSYTLFAPTNAAFAKVPSDKLAALLGDPETLSDVLAYHVVGEKANASDLRGASAGTTEQGADVTIKVSGNQIMINDARVVKADIQACNGVVHAIDTVLMPPMDTAAAPAPAAPAPAAPAQPAPAPVASTSAPAAIDIRSIPALPLSGAVTVSTPTSATTTTETSTTDTDTGMTDDTATDDTTDTTDTAEVSSNTLYDVLVADDRFSTLRDLLSDAGLTDMLMTGDYTLFAPTDEAFAALPEGELAAIAGDPEALLSLLRFHVVQGRLTSEQVQAGNLQTVAGSPLTISAELSPAIESSTGLIYPVDAVLLPEGFTVPAAPADDTTSAAPVTNTADTAAAAPVTNTAATTTTTTDAAAPVTNTATTTTSATTTVTTTTTNAAPAQATPGTAQGGAIAGGNLTSPPANVAAVLTDARFSTVRDLLTQAGLLDTLGSGTYTIFLPTNDAFAKLDPAKLNAVKADPALLKQVLSYHVVSGQLNAAGLTASPLTTLAGSPITVTNGASGLSFGGMGMALDGGTPITAGTSTVYVIDTVLLPPSLR, from the coding sequence ATGAAGAAGAGACTCGGCCTGATGACCCTGAGCCTGCTGCTCGTTTCTCCCGCCCTGGCCGGTGGCGCCGGCAAGCCTGCCGCCAAACCCGCTGCGAGCTGCAAGAGCATTGCGGCCATCGTCAAGAGCGACCCGCAGTTCAGCACCCTCGCCACCGCGCTCGAAGCCGCCGACCTGACCGGCGAACTCGCGGGCAGCGGCAGCTACACGCTCTTTGCGCCGACCAACGCGGCCTTTGCCAAGGTCCCGAGCGACAAGCTCGCCGCGCTGCTCGGCGACCCCGAGACCCTCAGCGACGTGCTCGCCTACCACGTGGTCGGCGAGAAGGCCAACGCCTCTGATCTGCGCGGCGCCAGTGCCGGCACCACCGAGCAGGGCGCAGACGTGACGATCAAGGTCTCGGGCAACCAGATCATGATCAACGACGCCCGCGTGGTCAAGGCCGACATCCAGGCCTGCAACGGCGTGGTGCACGCCATTGACACCGTGCTGATGCCCCCCATGGACACCGCTGCTGCGCCCGCACCTGCTGCCCCTGCACCTGCTGCGCCGGCCCAGCCCGCCCCGGCTCCGGTGGCGTCCACCTCGGCGCCCGCTGCCATCGACATTCGCAGCATTCCCGCCCTGCCCCTGAGCGGCGCGGTGACGGTGAGCACGCCGACCTCTGCCACGACCACCACGGAGACGAGCACGACGGACACCGACACCGGCATGACCGACGACACGGCGACGGACGACACCACCGATACGACCGACACCGCCGAAGTCAGCAGCAACACGCTGTACGACGTGCTGGTGGCCGACGACCGCTTCAGCACCCTGCGCGACCTGCTGAGCGACGCGGGCCTGACCGACATGCTGATGACCGGCGACTACACCCTCTTCGCCCCCACCGACGAAGCCTTCGCCGCGCTGCCTGAAGGCGAACTCGCGGCCATTGCCGGCGACCCCGAAGCCCTGCTCTCGCTGCTGCGCTTCCACGTGGTCCAGGGCCGCCTGACCAGCGAGCAGGTGCAGGCCGGCAACCTTCAGACCGTGGCCGGCTCCCCGCTGACCATCAGCGCCGAGCTGTCGCCCGCCATCGAGTCGAGCACCGGCCTGATCTACCCCGTGGACGCCGTGCTGCTGCCCGAAGGCTTCACCGTTCCGGCGGCGCCCGCTGACGACACCACCAGCGCCGCTCCTGTGACGAACACGGCCGACACGGCGGCTGCGGCCCCTGTGACCAACACCGCAGCGACGACCACCACAACCACTGACGCGGCGGCGCCCGTGACGAACACCGCCACCACGACGACCTCGGCCACGACCACCGTGACCACCACCACGACCAATGCGGCTCCTGCCCAGGCCACCCCCGGCACGGCGCAGGGCGGCGCCATTGCGGGCGGCAACCTGACCTCGCCCCCCGCCAACGTGGCCGCCGTGCTGACCGACGCCCGTTTCAGCACTGTCCGCGACCTGCTGACCCAGGCCGGCCTGCTCGACACCCTGGGCAGCGGCACCTACACCATCTTCCTGCCCACCAACGACGCGTTCGCCAAGCTCGACCCGGCCAAGTTGAACGCCGTGAAGGCCGACCCCGCCCTGCTCAAGCAGGTGCTGAGCTATCACGTGGTGTCGGGCCAGCTCAACGCCGCTGGGCTGACCGCCTCCCCGCTGACCACCCTGGCCGGCAGCCCCATCACCGTCACCAACGGTGCGAGCGGCCTGAGCTTCGGCGGCATGGGCATGGCGCTCGACGGCGGCACCCCCATCACCGCCGGCACCAGCACCGTCTACGTGATCGACACCGTGCTGCTGCCCCCCAGCCTGCGCTGA
- a CDS encoding DNA translocase FtsK: MRRLQREIRTYDEEQLKQVREELTTYDLMTRNALLQTAHDLRAKVEQEAVPEGEQATTYLKAVVDDRRHELSVFLPATQASAALENVRRHLVNQILSIGGKAKKLETERCAAERHLKRPTVEVVQREHDAHLRRLRQWQEVQSRFQTWHTYEQAYARWPDLAAAFDSGPTEAATRVATELHKRTLATMQEQDRWREFLRQATEQEHQRQLTPPEDDLPEDDLEEDTWAAAESSEPSGSLFSRLGHTLSRLMAPPGPDEVPSAATAPRETDGWDDVQPQIAPDPRSTVPGLWDDADDLTPVSPVAPARPAPSPPVYDAAAVPALDIDFSAAPRRSRTPAEQMPDPFARAARVRSARRTTTPLVPVPQQLDAAEMPAPRPARTPPGRPATAGNVAPPSAPRTARPPSPTLADFDLWDDEEDMPFGPPATPAPAAASVPQMVPTPRAAARPTPRPVSSPGPSPVPVSPASASVSHAAPWEEPAAGRPAPAPSGVSRRGATRLALPSEQLLDPLPNGARNTVQMDLDAERRGDMINETLRQFGLQAKVVDLARGPTVTRYEIEPAPGEKISRIASLSNDLARALAVGGVRVEAPVPGKSVIGLEVPNAEREPVTFHQATANPAFKNTRAKLPIILGKSIDGSMMVGDLAKMPHLLVAGSTGSGKSVCVNTLITSLLYRYLPTELRFVMIDPKMVELTPYDGIPHLVRPVVTNPADAAGVLLGAVAHMERRYKMMSQVGAKNLEQFNAKMRAVGEVELPHLVIIIDELADLMITSPKEVESAIMRLAQMARATGMHLILATQRPSVDILTSLIKVNIPARIAFAVSSSHDSRTILDTTGAERLTGMGDMLFYQPGLVKPLRLQGPYISEAESARITDELRRMMFDDDFIEAYGADFEGMISSSGPGGDRSQLDFSDPLLRQAALVCIEEGQGSVSRLQRRLSVGHARAGKLMDLLEAMNIVGPHQGSKPREVLIHEADLPEYFGK, from the coding sequence GTGCGGCGCCTGCAACGCGAAATCAGAACCTACGATGAGGAGCAGCTCAAGCAGGTGCGCGAGGAGCTGACCACCTACGACCTGATGACGCGCAACGCCCTGCTGCAAACGGCCCACGACCTGCGCGCCAAGGTGGAGCAGGAGGCGGTGCCCGAAGGCGAGCAGGCGACCACCTATCTCAAGGCCGTGGTGGACGACCGCCGCCACGAGCTGAGCGTCTTTTTGCCCGCCACCCAGGCAAGCGCGGCCCTCGAAAATGTACGCCGGCACCTCGTCAACCAGATTCTGTCTATCGGCGGCAAGGCCAAGAAGCTGGAAACCGAGCGCTGCGCCGCCGAGCGCCACCTCAAGCGGCCCACCGTGGAAGTCGTGCAGCGCGAGCACGACGCCCACCTGCGCCGGCTGCGGCAGTGGCAGGAGGTGCAAAGCCGCTTCCAGACGTGGCACACCTACGAGCAGGCGTATGCGCGCTGGCCCGACCTCGCCGCCGCGTTCGACAGCGGCCCCACTGAGGCGGCCACCCGCGTGGCGACCGAGCTCCACAAGCGCACCCTCGCAACCATGCAGGAACAGGACCGGTGGCGCGAGTTTCTGCGTCAGGCCACCGAGCAGGAGCACCAGCGCCAGCTCACGCCCCCGGAGGACGACCTGCCGGAAGACGACCTGGAAGAGGACACCTGGGCGGCAGCTGAGAGCAGCGAACCGTCCGGCAGTCTGTTCTCGCGGCTGGGCCACACACTGAGCCGCTTGATGGCCCCTCCCGGCCCCGACGAGGTGCCTTCCGCCGCGACAGCTCCCAGGGAAACTGACGGCTGGGACGATGTGCAGCCTCAGATCGCGCCCGACCCGCGCAGCACCGTGCCCGGCCTCTGGGACGACGCCGACGACCTGACGCCTGTCTCACCTGTGGCCCCGGCTCGCCCGGCCCCGTCGCCCCCGGTCTACGACGCTGCCGCCGTGCCCGCGCTCGACATCGATTTCAGCGCCGCGCCCCGCCGCAGTCGGACACCAGCGGAACAGATGCCCGACCCCTTCGCCCGAGCGGCCCGCGTTCGCAGCGCTCGCCGCACCACGACTCCGCTGGTGCCCGTGCCCCAACAATTGGACGCCGCAGAGATGCCTGCCCCGCGCCCGGCCCGCACCCCACCGGGCCGACCCGCGACGGCGGGCAACGTGGCCCCGCCCAGCGCTCCCCGCACGGCCCGGCCTCCCTCCCCCACCCTGGCTGACTTCGACCTCTGGGACGATGAGGAAGACATGCCCTTCGGCCCCCCGGCGACGCCTGCGCCCGCAGCGGCCAGCGTGCCTCAGATGGTGCCGACACCACGCGCAGCGGCCCGGCCCACCCCGCGCCCAGTATCGAGTCCAGGGCCGAGCCCAGTGCCGGTCAGCCCCGCCTCCGCGTCGGTGAGCCACGCCGCGCCCTGGGAAGAACCCGCTGCTGGGCGCCCCGCTCCGGCCCCCAGTGGGGTCAGCCGCCGGGGCGCCACCCGCCTCGCGCTGCCGAGCGAGCAGCTCCTCGACCCGCTGCCCAACGGGGCGCGCAACACCGTGCAGATGGACCTCGACGCCGAGCGGCGCGGCGACATGATCAACGAGACGCTGCGGCAGTTCGGCCTTCAGGCGAAGGTGGTGGACCTCGCCCGTGGGCCCACCGTGACCCGCTACGAGATCGAGCCCGCGCCCGGCGAGAAGATCAGCCGCATCGCCAGCCTCTCCAACGACCTCGCCCGCGCTCTGGCGGTAGGTGGCGTGCGTGTGGAGGCTCCGGTGCCGGGCAAGAGTGTGATCGGCCTCGAAGTGCCCAATGCCGAGCGCGAACCCGTCACCTTCCATCAGGCGACAGCCAATCCAGCCTTCAAGAACACCCGCGCCAAGCTGCCGATCATCCTCGGCAAAAGCATCGATGGCTCGATGATGGTGGGCGACCTCGCCAAGATGCCGCACCTGCTGGTCGCCGGCTCGACCGGCTCGGGCAAGTCGGTGTGCGTCAACACCCTCATCACCTCGCTGCTCTACCGCTACCTGCCGACCGAACTGCGCTTCGTCATGATCGACCCCAAAATGGTCGAACTCACGCCCTACGACGGCATTCCCCACCTCGTGCGCCCAGTGGTGACCAACCCGGCAGACGCGGCGGGGGTGCTGCTCGGCGCGGTGGCCCACATGGAACGGCGCTACAAGATGATGAGTCAGGTCGGCGCCAAGAACCTCGAACAGTTCAACGCCAAGATGCGCGCGGTGGGCGAGGTTGAGCTGCCGCACCTCGTCATCATCATCGACGAACTTGCCGACCTGATGATCACCAGCCCCAAGGAAGTCGAGTCGGCGATCATGCGCCTGGCGCAGATGGCGCGCGCCACCGGGATGCATCTGATTCTGGCGACGCAGCGGCCCAGCGTGGACATCCTGACCAGCCTCATCAAGGTGAACATTCCTGCGCGCATCGCCTTCGCGGTCAGCAGCAGCCACGACTCGCGCACCATTCTCGACACCACGGGCGCCGAGCGGCTGACCGGCATGGGTGACATGCTGTTTTATCAGCCGGGGCTGGTCAAGCCGCTGCGCTTGCAGGGGCCGTACATCAGCGAGGCCGAGTCCGCCCGCATCACCGACGAACTGCGCCGGATGATGTTCGACGACGACTTTATCGAAGCCTACGGCGCCGACTTCGAGGGCATGATTTCCAGCTCCGGCCCTGGTGGGGACCGCTCGCAGCTCGATTTCAGCGACCCGCTGCTGCGGCAGGCCGCGCTGGTGTGCATTGAGGAAGGCCAGGGCAGCGTCTCGCGCCTCCAGCGCCGGCTCTCGGTGGGCCACGCCCGCGCCGGCAAGCTGATGGACCTGCTCGAAGCGATGAACATCGTGGGGCCGCACCAGGGCAGCAAGCCGCGCGAGGTGCTGATCCACGAGGCCGATTTGCCCGAGTATTTCGGCAAATAG
- a CDS encoding DNA translocase FtsK 4TM domain-containing protein, with protein sequence MSANSHQDQPPRARIDGEVVGLLLLVVAFLLGLVLLLPFLGHQGGALVGARRALLDWAGWLAWLLPVAALAYGVATFINASLRELTRWVLGGLLAVFAVLCLQAFFLPGQPGHPSTAGLLADGLAGKLRPVLGPATPLLLLFAALIGLKIMLGVSLLGVTRRLVHGLIGLLTGVGHNVQGAIEARLPGNGTVVAHNRTDVRGQLSELRGHLDAYGASTPKTSG encoded by the coding sequence ATGTCGGCAAACTCGCACCAAGACCAGCCCCCACGCGCCCGGATCGACGGCGAAGTGGTGGGGCTCCTGCTGCTGGTGGTCGCCTTTTTGCTGGGCCTGGTCCTGCTGCTGCCGTTTCTGGGCCACCAGGGAGGCGCCCTGGTCGGGGCCCGGCGCGCCCTGCTCGACTGGGCCGGGTGGCTGGCGTGGCTGCTGCCCGTCGCGGCGCTTGCCTACGGCGTGGCGACCTTTATCAACGCGTCGCTGCGTGAACTCACCCGCTGGGTGCTGGGCGGCCTGCTCGCCGTCTTTGCGGTTCTGTGTCTGCAAGCCTTTTTCCTGCCGGGTCAACCTGGGCACCCCAGCACGGCGGGCCTGCTCGCCGATGGGCTGGCGGGCAAGCTGCGGCCCGTGCTGGGGCCGGCGACGCCGCTGCTGCTGCTGTTTGCGGCCCTCATCGGCCTGAAAATCATGCTGGGTGTGTCGCTGCTCGGCGTGACCCGGCGGCTGGTGCATGGGCTGATCGGCCTGCTGACCGGCGTGGGGCACAACGTGCAGGGCGCCATCGAGGCCCGGCTGCCCGGCAACGGCACCGTGGTCGCCCACAACCGCACCGACGTGCGCGGGCAGCTCAGCGAACTGCGCGGGCACCTCGACGCCTACGGCGCATCGACCCCAAAAACATCGGGCTGA
- a CDS encoding M67 family metallopeptidase — protein MPGVLLTLPAPLRRALWAQVRRELPRECVGALGGWVRGEQVQAHALYPLPNVAADPEREYLADPGDLLRVVRAMQREGLDLVALYHSHPHGPAAPSASDRRLAAYPVPYLIADPAAEVLRAYLLPGGEEVEVRSADESN, from the coding sequence ATGCCGGGCGTGCTCCTGACCCTGCCTGCGCCGCTGCGCCGCGCCCTGTGGGCGCAGGTTCGGCGCGAGCTGCCGCGCGAGTGTGTGGGCGCCCTCGGCGGCTGGGTGCGGGGCGAGCAGGTGCAGGCCCACGCCCTGTACCCGCTGCCGAACGTGGCCGCCGACCCGGAGCGCGAATACCTCGCCGACCCCGGCGACCTGCTGCGCGTCGTGCGGGCCATGCAGCGCGAGGGTCTCGACCTCGTCGCGCTCTACCACAGCCACCCCCACGGCCCGGCGGCGCCGAGCGCGTCCGACCGGCGGCTGGCGGCCTACCCGGTGCCCTACCTGATTGCCGACCCCGCCGCCGAGGTGCTGCGGGCGTACCTGCTGCCGGGCGGGGAAGAGGTGGAGGTCCGCAGCGCCGATGAGAGCAATTGA
- a CDS encoding nucleoside hydrolase, producing MVSSLPVLLDGDPGLDDAVAWLLAFASPETQVLGVTAVHGNVPLQQGVRNTGVVLALAGERAAGVPYFAGADRPLLREGMTATQVHGATGLPAAHLPEPVRGPEAEHAVDFIIRTVRANPGQITLVASGPLTNVALAFRLAPDLPGLLREVVWMGGSTAQGNRTPAAEFNALADPHAAHIVLHSPVPVRMVGLNVTMQCIATPERLEQLRALGNRAGAVSAEMLEFYAGVYRERYGLSGGALHDPLAVAAALSPELLTWQAMNVEVELSEGLNVGRTVCDLYGVTDREKNVQVAVGVDDAAFFKLLLERLGTLP from the coding sequence ATGGTTTCTTCCTTGCCCGTCCTTCTCGATGGTGACCCCGGCCTGGACGACGCGGTGGCGTGGCTGCTCGCCTTTGCCAGCCCCGAAACGCAGGTGCTGGGCGTCACGGCGGTGCACGGCAACGTGCCGCTTCAGCAAGGAGTGCGAAATACCGGCGTGGTGCTTGCGCTGGCCGGCGAGCGGGCGGCGGGCGTGCCGTACTTTGCCGGAGCTGACCGCCCCCTGCTGCGCGAGGGAATGACCGCGACGCAGGTGCACGGCGCCACCGGCCTCCCCGCCGCCCACCTGCCAGAGCCTGTGCGCGGGCCGGAAGCCGAGCACGCGGTGGACTTCATCATCCGCACGGTGCGGGCGAATCCGGGGCAAATCACGCTGGTCGCCAGCGGCCCGCTGACGAACGTGGCGCTCGCGTTTCGGTTGGCGCCCGACCTGCCGGGGCTGCTGCGTGAGGTCGTGTGGATGGGCGGCAGCACCGCGCAGGGCAACCGCACCCCCGCCGCCGAGTTCAACGCGCTCGCCGACCCGCACGCCGCGCACATCGTGCTGCACAGCCCCGTGCCGGTCCGCATGGTGGGCCTGAACGTCACCATGCAGTGCATCGCCACGCCGGAGCGGCTGGAGCAACTGCGTGCCCTCGGCAACCGCGCCGGGGCGGTGTCGGCGGAGATGCTGGAGTTCTACGCCGGGGTCTACCGCGAGCGCTATGGGCTCAGCGGCGGCGCCCTGCACGACCCGCTGGCGGTGGCGGCGGCGCTGAGCCCCGAGCTGCTCACCTGGCAGGCCATGAACGTCGAAGTCGAGCTGAGCGAGGGCCTGAACGTGGGCCGCACTGTCTGCGACCTCTACGGCGTGACCGACCGGGAAAAAAACGTCCAGGTCGCGGTGGGCGTGGACGACGCGGCTTTTTTCAAGCTGTTGCTGGAGCGGCTGGGGACGCTGCCCTAA